Proteins co-encoded in one Cupriavidus taiwanensis genomic window:
- a CDS encoding AAA family ATPase: MNDQARGAADSANLMERLLYEVKRVVVGQDHFLERVLVAILSGGHLLVEGVPGLAKTLTVNTLARTMSGTFKRIQFTPDLLPADLVGTRMYNQGTGEFSTVRGPVFANLLLADEINRAPAKVQSALLEVMQEKQVTIAGETHRVPAPFLVMATQNPIETEGTYPLPEAQVDRFMMKVLVGYPSEEEEVVIVNRVTGPRISVSPVATPEHLTALQEACRKVYVDPSLVQYAVRLVAATRRPGDYGLADLDRYLSFGASPRATIGLIEGARALAYLRGRHYALPEDVTDLVPDVLRHRLSLSYEAMSDGVTADQLITRISQALPVPERPMESHVRAAAD; encoded by the coding sequence ATGAACGACCAAGCCAGGGGCGCAGCCGACAGCGCCAACTTGATGGAACGCCTGCTGTACGAGGTAAAACGCGTGGTGGTCGGACAGGACCACTTTCTCGAACGCGTGCTGGTGGCCATCCTGTCCGGCGGCCACCTGCTGGTGGAAGGCGTGCCCGGGCTGGCCAAGACCCTGACCGTCAACACGCTGGCGCGGACCATGAGCGGCACCTTCAAGCGCATCCAGTTCACGCCGGACCTGCTCCCCGCCGACCTGGTCGGCACGCGCATGTACAACCAGGGCACGGGCGAGTTCTCCACGGTGCGCGGTCCGGTCTTCGCCAACCTGCTGCTGGCCGACGAGATCAACCGCGCGCCGGCCAAGGTGCAGAGCGCGCTGCTGGAAGTGATGCAGGAAAAACAGGTCACCATCGCCGGCGAGACCCATCGCGTGCCCGCCCCCTTCCTGGTCATGGCGACGCAGAACCCGATCGAAACCGAGGGCACCTACCCGCTGCCCGAAGCGCAGGTCGACCGCTTCATGATGAAGGTGCTGGTGGGCTACCCGTCGGAAGAGGAAGAAGTGGTGATCGTCAACCGCGTTACCGGCCCGCGCATCAGCGTGAGCCCGGTGGCCACGCCCGAGCACCTGACCGCGCTGCAGGAGGCCTGCCGCAAGGTGTATGTCGATCCCAGCCTGGTCCAGTACGCGGTGCGGCTGGTCGCGGCCACGCGCAGGCCGGGCGACTACGGCCTGGCCGACCTGGACCGCTACTTGTCGTTCGGGGCCAGCCCCCGCGCCACCATCGGCCTGATCGAAGGCGCGCGCGCGCTGGCCTACCTGCGCGGCCGCCACTACGCCCTGCCCGAGGACGTGACCGACCTGGTGCCCGACGTGTTGCGCCATCGCCTGTCGCTCTCGTATGAGGCCATGTCCGACGGCGTGACGGCCGACCAGCTCATCACGCGCATCTCGCAGGCGCTGCCCGTCCCCGAGCGGCCCATGGAATCCCATGTTCGGGCTGCGGCGGACTAA
- a CDS encoding S1C family serine protease: MKRVTIYGWVSAAVALVLAAGVGSAWLFQPKPRALTQKDIDAAVLHTLETRPLPSRTAMAAEAVRESVVEIRNYPAPEKPADAASAPQAGRDAPATPPEAAPSSPPAHTVPPLPSERPSGNGAENTPESRHIGSGVVVTERGVILTSLHVIAGARRLELTFHDGHTSEATVLQTIPEKDLAVIQARSIPDDLPAATLGSSRDLLPGSEVVAVGFPFGIGPSVSAGVVSGLDREFVAPDNKRTLDKLIQFDAAVNPGNSGGPLVNMNGEVVGIVTAILNPGNSGTFIGIGFATTIESAGVSIGTSPF, encoded by the coding sequence ATGAAACGGGTGACGATCTACGGGTGGGTCTCGGCGGCCGTCGCGCTGGTTCTCGCCGCCGGGGTGGGCTCGGCGTGGCTGTTCCAGCCCAAGCCGCGCGCGCTGACGCAGAAGGACATCGACGCGGCCGTGCTGCATACGCTCGAGACCAGGCCCCTGCCCTCGCGCACCGCGATGGCGGCCGAGGCGGTGCGTGAATCGGTGGTCGAAATCCGCAACTACCCCGCGCCGGAGAAACCCGCCGATGCGGCTTCCGCGCCGCAGGCCGGTCGTGACGCCCCTGCCACGCCGCCCGAAGCCGCACCCTCCTCTCCCCCCGCCCACACCGTCCCGCCTCTGCCCAGCGAGCGCCCGTCCGGCAACGGCGCGGAGAACACGCCGGAATCCCGCCACATCGGCTCGGGCGTGGTGGTGACCGAGCGCGGCGTAATCCTTACCAGCCTCCACGTGATTGCCGGGGCGCGGCGCCTGGAGCTGACCTTCCACGACGGGCACACGTCCGAGGCCACCGTGCTGCAGACGATTCCCGAGAAAGACCTGGCGGTGATCCAGGCCAGGTCGATCCCCGACGACCTGCCCGCGGCAACGCTGGGTTCGAGCCGGGACCTGCTGCCCGGCTCCGAAGTGGTCGCGGTGGGCTTTCCGTTCGGCATCGGCCCGTCGGTGTCCGCCGGGGTCGTGTCCGGGCTGGACCGCGAGTTCGTCGCGCCGGACAACAAGCGGACCCTGGACAAGCTGATCCAGTTCGACGCCGCCGTCAATCCGGGCAATTCGGGCGGCCCGCTGGTGAACATGAATGGCGAGGTGGTGGGCATCGTCACCGCCATCCTCAATCCCGGCAACAGCGGCACCTTCATCGGCATCGGCTTCGCCACCACGATCGAAAGCGCCGGCGTATCCATCGGAACTTCTCCTTTCTGA
- a CDS encoding VWA domain-containing protein produces the protein MQFLWPQMLWLLLALPVLAAAYLYLLARRKKAAVLYASLALPRAALGPRQRLRRHIPPLLFFLALAAALLACARPSATITLPADTVTLVLAMDTSRSMEAADVPPNRISAAQQAARDLVVGLPASVRLGIVSFAGTAAVVLPPTDNRQDMLDAIERFQLQRGTATGSGLFQALAVLFPEDGIDLEVILFGSRSDRAGRGASLDEAAAADAARRREQNQQAAQPGSYRHGAVILLSDGRRTTGPDPLDAARVAAQRGVRVYTVGFGSQQVTGAPESSLSYFMQLDEPALRAVANITGGEYFHAGSAADLTQVYRQLSARFALERRETELGALFAAGAVLLLAVACGLSMVWFRR, from the coding sequence ATGCAGTTTCTCTGGCCGCAGATGCTCTGGTTGCTGCTTGCGCTTCCGGTGCTTGCAGCCGCTTACCTGTACCTGCTCGCGCGGCGCAAGAAGGCCGCAGTGCTGTATGCAAGCCTTGCATTGCCGCGCGCCGCGCTCGGCCCGCGCCAACGCCTGCGGCGCCACATTCCCCCATTGCTGTTCTTCCTCGCGCTGGCTGCCGCGCTGCTGGCCTGCGCGCGCCCCAGCGCCACCATCACGCTGCCGGCCGACACCGTGACCCTGGTGCTGGCGATGGACACCTCGCGCAGCATGGAGGCCGCCGACGTGCCGCCCAACCGCATCAGCGCCGCCCAGCAGGCCGCGCGCGACCTGGTGGTGGGGCTGCCGGCCAGCGTGCGGCTGGGCATCGTCTCCTTCGCCGGCACCGCGGCGGTGGTGCTGCCGCCCACCGACAACCGGCAAGACATGCTCGACGCGATCGAGCGCTTCCAGCTGCAGCGCGGCACCGCCACCGGCAGCGGGCTGTTCCAGGCGCTGGCGGTACTGTTTCCTGAAGACGGCATCGACCTCGAAGTGATCCTGTTCGGCAGCCGCTCGGACCGCGCCGGCCGCGGCGCCTCGCTGGACGAGGCCGCCGCGGCCGATGCCGCGCGCCGGCGCGAACAGAACCAGCAGGCGGCGCAGCCCGGCTCCTACCGGCATGGCGCGGTGATCCTGCTCAGCGATGGCCGGCGCACCACCGGCCCGGATCCGCTCGATGCCGCGCGCGTGGCCGCGCAGCGGGGCGTGCGCGTCTACACCGTCGGCTTTGGCTCGCAGCAGGTCACCGGCGCGCCCGAGTCGAGCCTGTCCTACTTCATGCAGCTCGACGAGCCGGCGCTGCGTGCGGTCGCCAACATTACCGGCGGCGAGTACTTTCACGCGGGCTCGGCGGCCGACCTGACCCAGGTGTACCGCCAGCTCAGCGCGCGCTTTGCGCTTGAGCGCAGGGAAACCGAGCTGGGTGCCTTGTTCGCCGCCGGCGCGGTGCTGCTGCTGGCAGTGGCGTGCGGGCTGTCGATGGTGTGGTTCCGGCGGTGA
- a CDS encoding tripartite tricarboxylate transporter substrate binding protein, which translates to MNTADPKPRAAWTRLRAALLLAAASALLPAAAGAQEFPQHPVRMVLPYPAGGPTDLLARVVALKMGESLGQGVVVDNKPGASGMIGAETVARAAPDGYTILANASLHVINPSIQPKMRYDAFKDFVPITQLADVPLVLVVNNASPVKTVQDLIAYARREGGALNFGSAGNASAQHLAGESFKLAAKVPMQHVPYKGSAPALTDLMGGQIQLMFDSMPSAMPFIKSGKLRAVAVTTTRRASALPDIPTVAESGLPGFDISTWYGLWAPRGTPAAVVEKLAAHAGAALKRPDVRQQYADMGAEPVGSAPADFARYNAAEGKKWAEIVRRSGAKADQ; encoded by the coding sequence GTGAACACTGCAGACCCGAAACCCCGTGCCGCCTGGACGCGGCTGCGCGCGGCGCTGCTGCTGGCGGCCGCAAGCGCCCTGCTGCCGGCTGCCGCCGGCGCGCAGGAATTCCCGCAGCACCCCGTGCGCATGGTCTTGCCCTACCCCGCCGGCGGCCCCACCGACCTGCTGGCGCGCGTGGTCGCGCTCAAGATGGGCGAGAGCCTGGGCCAGGGCGTGGTGGTCGACAACAAGCCTGGCGCGAGCGGCATGATCGGCGCCGAAACCGTGGCGCGCGCGGCGCCCGACGGCTACACCATCCTGGCCAATGCCTCGCTGCATGTAATCAACCCCAGCATCCAGCCAAAGATGCGCTATGACGCGTTCAAGGACTTCGTGCCGATCACGCAGCTGGCCGACGTGCCGCTGGTGCTGGTGGTCAACAACGCCTCGCCGGTAAAGACCGTGCAGGACCTGATCGCCTATGCCAGGCGCGAGGGCGGCGCGCTCAACTTCGGCTCGGCCGGCAACGCCTCGGCCCAGCACCTCGCCGGCGAATCGTTCAAGCTGGCGGCCAAGGTGCCGATGCAGCATGTGCCATACAAGGGCAGCGCGCCGGCACTGACCGACCTGATGGGCGGCCAGATCCAGCTGATGTTCGACTCCATGCCGTCGGCCATGCCCTTCATCAAGTCCGGCAAGCTGCGTGCCGTCGCCGTCACCACCACGCGCCGCGCGAGCGCGTTGCCCGATATCCCGACGGTGGCGGAATCCGGCCTGCCCGGCTTCGACATCAGCACCTGGTATGGCCTGTGGGCGCCGCGCGGCACGCCGGCAGCGGTGGTGGAAAAGCTGGCCGCGCACGCGGGCGCGGCGCTGAAGCGGCCGGACGTGCGGCAGCAGTATGCCGACATGGGCGCGGAGCCGGTGGGCTCTGCCCCCGCCGACTTTGCCCGCTACAACGCTGCCGAAGGCAAAAAATGGGCGGAAATCGTGCGCCGCTCGGGCGCGAAGGCAGACCAGTAG